A single window of Microbispora hainanensis DNA harbors:
- the nirD gene encoding nitrite reductase small subunit NirD, translating to MTILDEMPALAGHWTPVCSYTDLLPERGAAVLVGDRQVAVFRTFDGALYALGNLDPFSGAYVMSRGIVGTRNGEPTVASPMHKQVFSLVTGVCVDDPGVAVPTYPIRVTHGTVEVSVV from the coding sequence ATGACCATCCTCGACGAGATGCCGGCCCTTGCCGGCCACTGGACCCCGGTCTGCTCCTACACCGACCTGCTGCCCGAGCGGGGTGCGGCGGTGCTCGTCGGCGACCGGCAGGTGGCGGTCTTCCGCACCTTCGACGGCGCCCTGTACGCCCTGGGCAACCTCGACCCGTTCAGCGGGGCGTACGTCATGTCCCGGGGCATCGTCGGCACCAGGAACGGTGAGCCGACCGTGGCGTCGCCCATGCACAAGCAGGTGTTCTCCCTGGTCACCGGCGTCTGCGTCGACGACCCGGGCGTAGCCGTGCCGACCTATCCCATTCGGGTCACACATGGAACCGTGGAGGTGAGCGTGGTATGA
- a CDS encoding uroporphyrinogen-III synthase, which yields MTALLDETPMSLETAPDALAGFTIGVTATRRSEELAALLERRGARVVRAPAIRIVPLAEDAGLLAATRACLEAPVDDVVITTGVGFRGWMAAAEGWGLSADLNAHLANARLLARGPKARGAVRAAGLVDFWTPATESCEEVKEYLLAQDLHGRRIAVQLHGEPLDSFVAALRKAGAEVIEVPVYRWLPYRDTSPLRRLISQAITGSVDAVAFTSAPAVLAMLGAARADGLEDALLAAFGSRVVAACVGPVTAGPLTQRGVRAVQPERARLGALARILARHLPESGVTRLVAGGHELEIRGHAVVVDGELKPLPPAPMAVLKRLAERPGHVVNRADLRVVLPGGPSRDSAEHAVEMAITRLRRALGPSGIVETVVKRGYRLACGRDER from the coding sequence ATGACCGCGCTGCTGGACGAGACCCCGATGAGCCTGGAGACCGCGCCGGACGCGCTGGCAGGGTTCACGATCGGGGTGACGGCGACCCGCCGCAGCGAGGAGCTGGCCGCGCTCCTCGAACGGCGTGGCGCCCGGGTCGTGCGGGCGCCCGCGATCCGCATCGTGCCGCTCGCGGAGGACGCCGGGCTGCTCGCCGCGACCCGGGCCTGTCTGGAGGCGCCCGTCGACGACGTGGTCATCACCACCGGGGTGGGGTTCCGCGGGTGGATGGCGGCGGCGGAGGGCTGGGGCCTGTCCGCCGACCTGAACGCGCACCTCGCCAACGCGCGGCTGCTCGCCCGCGGCCCCAAGGCGCGCGGAGCCGTCCGCGCGGCCGGCCTGGTGGACTTCTGGACGCCGGCCACGGAGTCGTGCGAGGAGGTCAAGGAGTATCTGCTCGCGCAGGACCTGCACGGCCGCCGCATCGCCGTACAGCTCCACGGCGAACCGCTGGACAGCTTCGTCGCGGCGCTGCGGAAGGCGGGCGCGGAGGTGATCGAGGTGCCGGTCTACCGGTGGCTGCCCTACCGCGACACCTCGCCGCTGCGCCGCCTGATCAGCCAGGCGATCACCGGGTCGGTGGACGCGGTGGCCTTCACCAGCGCGCCCGCCGTGCTGGCCATGCTGGGCGCGGCCCGCGCCGACGGGCTGGAGGACGCGCTGCTCGCGGCGTTCGGCAGCCGTGTGGTGGCGGCCTGCGTCGGCCCGGTCACGGCCGGGCCGCTCACCCAGCGCGGCGTGCGGGCCGTCCAGCCCGAGCGTGCCCGTCTCGGCGCGCTCGCCCGGATCCTCGCCCGCCACCTGCCGGAAAGCGGCGTCACGCGGCTCGTCGCGGGCGGGCACGAGCTGGAGATCCGCGGTCACGCCGTGGTGGTCGACGGCGAGCTCAAGCCGCTGCCGCCCGCTCCGATGGCCGTGCTGAAGCGGCTCGCCGAGCGCCCCGGGCACGTCGTCAACCGGGCCGACCTGCGGGTCGTGCTGCCCGGCGGCCCCTCGCGCGACTCGGCCGAGCACGCGGTGGAGATGGCCATCACCCGCCTGCGCCGGGCGCTCGGTCCCTCGGGCATCGTCGAGACCGTCGTCAAGCGCGGCTACCGCCTCGCCTGCGGCCGGGACGAACGATGA